The following DNA comes from Rhodopseudomonas boonkerdii.
CTTCATCAATGGTCATCATGCCATTGACGGTCACGAGCTTGCGCTTCTCGGAATAGTAGTCGATCAGCGGCTCGGTGGACGCACGGTAGGCAGCCAGACGCTTGGACAGCACTTCCGGCGTATCGTCCGCACGTACGGCCTCGCCGCGCGCCGTCATCTCGGCGACGCGGGTTTCCACGCGTTCGAGCAGCGCGCCCTCATTGACGCGCAGTTCGACGGCGGCGTCGAGATTGAGGCCCTTGGACTTCAACAGCACGTCCAGCGCCTGAGCCTGCGGCACGGTGCGCGGGAAGCCGTCGAGGATAAAGCCGTTGGCGGCATCCGGCTGCTCGATGCGATCGGAAATGATCCCGATGACCACCTCGTCAGGCACCAGACCGCCGGCGGCCATGATGTCCTTGGCCTTGAGACCGATCTCGGTCTCGGCAGCCACGGCGGCACGGAGCATGTCTCCCGTGGAAAGTTGCACGATCCCGTGACGCGCCACGAGACGCTGTGCCTGTGTTCCCTTGCCCGCCCCCGGCGGCCCGAGAAGAATAAGTCTCATTTACGCCGGCCCCTCAGCTTCGACTTGCGGATCAAACCTTCATACTGGTGCGCCAGCAAATAGCCCTGCACCTGAGCAACCGTATCCATGGTCACGCTGACCACGATCAGCAGCGAGGTGCCGCCGAAATAGAACGGCACGGCCGCATAGGAGATCATGATCTCGGGGATCAAGCAGACGACGGCGAGATAGGCGGCGCCGACCACGGTAATGCGCGACAGCACATAGTCGATATACTCGGCAGTCCGCTCGCCCGGACGGATGCCCGGAATGAAGCCGCCATGCTTCTTCAGATTGTCAGCGGTCTCGGTCGGATTGAACACGATCGCCGTATAGAAGAACGCGAAGAACACGATCAACGAGACATACATCACCAGAAACAGCGGGCGGCCGTGGCTGAGCTGGGTCGTCAGCATCTGGAACCACTCGGGGCCCTTGCCGGCATTGAAGCTGGCAATAGTCGCCGGCAGCAGCAACAGGGACGACGCGAAGATCGGCGGAATAACGCCCGACGTGTTCAGCTTCAGCGGCAGATGCGAGGACTGGCCCTCGAACATCTTGTTGCCGACCTGACGCTTCGGATACTGGATCAGGAGGCGACGTTGGGCGCGCTCCATGAACACGATGAAGGCGATCACGACGACGGCCATCACGATCACGACCAGGATCAGACCGGTGGACAGCGCGCCCTGCCGGCCAAGTTCGAGCATATTGGCGATCGCCGCCGGGAGCTCGGCCACGATACCGGCCAGAATGATCAGCGAGATGCCGTTGCCGATGCCGCGCGAGGTAATCTGCTCGCCGAGCCACATCAGGAACATGGTGCCGCCGGTAAGCGTCACTGACGCCGAGATCAGGAAGAACAGGCCGGGTTCGCTGACCACATTGCCGGCGCTCTGCAGACCTGCCGCGATGGCGTAGGACTGGAAGGCAGCCAGGATGACGGTCAGATAACGGGTGTACTGATTCAGCGTCTTGCGGCCCGCTTCGCCCTCTTTCTTGAGCGCTTCGAGCTGCGGCGACACCGTGGTCAAAAGCTGGATGATGATCGATGCCGAAATATACGGCATGATGTTCAGCGCAAAAATCGCCATGCGATTGATGCCGCCGCCCGCGAACATGTTGAACATGCCGAGGATGCCGCCGGCCTGCTGGCGGAACACCTGCTCCCATGCCGACGGATCGATACCGGGCAGCGGGATATAGGTGCCGAGCCGATAAACAAGCAGCGCACCCAGTGTGAACCAGATGCGCTTCTTCAGTTCATCGGCTTTGCCGAGCGCGGCGAAATTGAGATTGGAGGCGAGTTGCTCTGCTGCAGAGACCATGTCGGACTTTCTCCCGCACCTCTCGAACCTGGGTGTCTGCGCAATCGAGACACCCGGCGAGGCCGGACGTTATTTGGTGCTCGGCATTACTAAAATCTACCCGAGTGCCGTGCAAGGCCGCCCGCGGACGCAGGCGGCGCGCAGGTCTCAGGCCGCCTCGCCGTCTTCGGCCTTGGCGGGCGCAAGGATGGTCACCTTGCCGCCAGCTTTCTCGATCGCCTCAACGGCCGACTTCGACGCACCGGCGACTTCGAGATTCAGCTTGGCCTTGATCTCGCCACGACCGAGCACGCGGATGCCGTCCTTGGCGCGGCGGATCACGCCGGCTTCGACCAGCGAGGCCGCGGTGATGGTGGCCGACGCATCGAGCTTCTTGCTGTCGATCGCGTCCTGGAGGCGATCCAGGTTGATCTCGGCGAAGTCGAGACGGAAGATATTGTTGAAGCCACGCTTCGGCAGACGGCGATGCAGAGGCATCTGACCGCCTTCGAAGCCCTTGATGCGCACGCCCGAACGTGCGGTCTGGCCCTTGCCGCCGCGGCCGCCGGTCTTGCCCTTGCCAGAGCCAATGCCGCGGCCGATGCGCATACGCTTCTTACGGGAGCCGGCGTTATCGGCGATATCGCTGAGCTTCATCGTTCTGTTTCCTGTTTCGTCCTGCCCGTTCGGAGCGGCAAATGGCCGTTTGAACCCGAAAGAGCAGTGTCATCCTTGCGGCAACCGTGTGGCCGACTTGAGACGACGTGAAAGTCCTTAGTCCTCGACCACGCGGACGAGGTGCTGCACCTTGGCGATCATGCCGCGAACTTCAGGGGTGTCCTGAAGCTCGGTCACGCGGCCGATCTTGTTGAGCTTCAGGCCGACCAGGGTCGAGCGCTGCGAGTGGTGACGGCGGATCGCACTGGCGATCTGCTCCACCTTGAGGGTCTTTGCGGCCTTGGCCATCGTGATTACTCCGAAGTCAGGCTTACTCGGCGACCACTTCCGCATCGGCGCCAACGCGGCGCGACTGCAGAGTGGAAACCTTGAGGTTACGACGAGCGGCGACCGAGCGCGGCGAATCCTGATGCTTCAGCGCGTCGAATGTCGCACGGACCATGTTGTACGGATTCGACGAGCCCACCGACTTGGCGACCACGTCCTGGATACCCAGCGTTTCAAACACCGCGCGCATCGGACCGCCGGCGATGATTCCGGTACCCGCCGGAGCTGCACGCAGATAGACGCGGCCCGCACCATGGCGGCCAGCGATATCGTGATGCAGCGTACGGCCTTCGCGCAGAGCGACGCGCGTCAGGTTGCGCTTGGCGCTGTCGGTTGCCTTGCGGATCGCTTCCGGCACTTCACGGGCCTTACCGTGACCGAAACCGACCCTGCCCTTCTGATCGCCGATGACGACCAGCGCGGCGAAGCCGAAACGCTTACCGCCCTTAACGACCTTCGCCACACGGTTGATGTGGACGAGCTTGTCGACGAATTCGCTATCACGCTCTTCCCGGGGGCCCCGGTCGCGTCCGCCGCGTTCGCGTTCACCTGCCATGGTGTTTTCCAATCTTTGCGAAGCTTGCGCTTCTGTGTCCGTTCAAATCGATGAATGCCAAACGCTTAGAAGCTCAGCCCGCCTTCGCGAGCGGCATCTGCCAGCGCTTTGACGCGGCCGTGGTATAGATACTGACCACGGTCGAAGATCACTTCCTTGACGCCATTCTTGACGGCGCGCTCCGCGAGGAGCTTGCCGACGACCTGCGCCGCATCGATGTCCGCACCGGTCTTGCCGCCGTCGCGGAGACCCTTCTCCAGCGACGAGGCAGAAGCGAGCGTCTCGCCCTTCAGGTCGTCGATGACCTGCGCGTAGATGTGCTTCGACGAACGGAACACCGACAGACGCGGACGACCGTTGGCGTTGCGGCGAATGGCCAGACGAACGCGCTGCTTGCGCCGGGCATTCGTAATCTTGAGTTTCGACATGACCCGCTCCGTTACTTCTTCTTGCCTTCCTTGCGGAAGATAAATTCGTCGGAATAACGAACGCCCTTGCCCTTATAGGGCTCCGGCGGGCGATAGCTGCGGATCTCAGCCGCAACCTGACCGACGCGCTGCGAGTCGATACCGGCGACGTTGATCTCGGTCGGCTTCGGCACGGTGATCGTGATGCCTTCCGGGATCGTGTAGATCACGTCGTGGCTGTAACCGAGCGCGAGCTGCAGGTTCTTGCCCTGCAGCGCGGCGCGGTAACCGACGCCGGTGATCTCGAGCTTCTTCTCGAAGCCCTTGGTGACGCCTTCGACCAGATTGTTGATCTGGGCGCGAGCGGTACCGTACAGCGAACGCGCGCGCTTGGTTTCCGAGCGCGGAGCGACGGTGATCTTGCCGTCCTTCATCTCGACCGAGACATCGTCGTGAACAACGAACTGAAGAGCGCCCTTGGGGCCCTTCATCTTGACGGTCTGCCCTTCGACATTCGCGGTAACGCCAGCGGCGATCGCGACGGGCTTCTTGCCTACACGGGACATGTTCTATCCTTCCTCAGAACACCGTGAAGAGGACTTCGCCGCCCACATTCGCGTCACGCGCGGCGTGGTCGGCCATGATCCCCTTCGGCGTCGACAGAACCGAGATACCGAGGCCATTGCGGACGCGCGGCAGGTTCTTCACCGAGACATAAACGCGACGACCAGGCTTGGACACGCGCTCGATTTCGCGAATGACCGGCTCGCCGTCGAAATACTTCAGCTCGATCTCGAGCTCGGAGCGGCCATTTGCATGCTCGATCGAGGCGAAGTCACGGATGTAACCTTCGCTCTTGAGAACTTCGAGCACGTTGGCGCGCATCTTCGAGCCCGGGGTCGAAACCTTGGACTTGGTGCGCATCTGCGCGTTGCGGATGCGGGTGATGAGATCGCTGATCGGATCGTGCGTGGACATCTGCGACCCTCCCCTTACCAGCTCGACTTCACGAGCCCGGGAACCAGGCCCTTCGAGCCGAGTTCACGCAGCGCGATACGGCTGAGCTTGTTGAGACGATAAACCGAGTGCGGACGGCCAGTCACTTCGCAGCGATTCTGGACACGAACAGCCGACGAATTGCGCGGCATCTCGGCGAGCTTCAGGGTGGCGGCGAACCGCTCTTCCATCGGCTTGTCCTTGTCGGCGATGATGGCCTTGAGGCGCGCGCGCTTCGGCGCGGCGTTGGCGGCCATCTTCTTCCGACGGTTGTTCTTTTCGATTGAACTCTTCTTTGCCATGCTTGGCTCCTGGGTTACCGCGTTTGAGAAGCTCGAAAGCTGCTCACTGCCGGAACGGGAAATTGAAAGCGGTCAACAAAGCGCGGGCTTCGTCATCCGTGCGTGCGGTCGTGCACACCGTGATGTCCATGCCCAGCGGCGAATCCCCGGCCTTATCGAAATCGATTTCCGGGAAAATGATGTGCTCCTTGAGGCCGAGCGAGTAGTTGCCGCGGCCGTCGAAGCTCTTGCCGTTGAGACCGCGGAAGTCGCGGACGCGCGGCAATGCGACGTTCACCAGACGATCGATGAACTCGTACATCTTGGTCTTGCGCAAGGTCACCTTGGCGCCGATCGGCTGGTTTTCACGCAGCTTGAAGGTCGCGATGGCCATGCGGGAATAAGTCACCATCGCCTTCTGACCGGCAATCAGCGACAGATCAGCTGCGGCAGTCTCGGCCTTCTTGCGGTCGTTGACTGCTTCGCCAACGCCCATGTTGAGGACGACCTTGTCCAGGCGCGGCACCTGCATGACGTTCCCGTAGCCGAACTGTTCGATCAGCTTGGCACGAATGCTTTCATCATACTGCGCACGCAGACGCGGAATGTAAGCGGTCTCAGACATCAGATCTCTGCTCCCGAACGCTTGGCGACACGCACCTTGGTGCCGTCTGCCTGAATCTTGAAACCAACGCGGGTCGCCTTGCCGTCCTTATCGACGATGGCAATGTTGGACAGCTGGATCGGCGCCTCTTTCGAGATGATCCCACCTTCCTGGTTCTGCGTCTGCTTCTGGTGACGCTTGACCAGGTTGACGCCGCGAACCAGCGCCTTGCCCTCGGTCGGGCGCACTTCGAACACTTCGCCGGTGCGACCCTTGTCGCGGCCGGTCAGCACGATGACCTTGTCACCCTTGCGGATCTTGGCAGCCATTACAGCACCTCCGGCGCGAGCGAAATGATCTTCATGTGGTTCTTGGCACGCAGTTCACGCGGCACGGGCCCGAAGATACGGGTACCGACCGGCTCCGACTGGTTGTTGATCAGCACGGCGGCGTTGCGATCGAAGCGGATGACGGATCCGTCCGGACGGCGGATGTCCTTGCGGACACGCACCACGACGGCCTTCATGACGTCGCCCTTCTTCACCTTCCCGCGCGGGATGGCTTCCTTGATCGAAACGACAATAACGTCGCCAACGGAGGCATAACGGCGCTTGGATCCACCAATCACCTTGATGCACATGACACGGCGTGCGCCTGAATTATCGGCCACGTCGAGGTTGGTCTGCATCTGAATCATTGATGCACCTCGTCCTCTTTCTGATGCGCTGAGCGCGTTTTAAGCGGTAGTCTTCTGTTCGCCCCGGACCACGGTCCAGCGCTTCAACTTCGAGATCGGCTTGCTCTCTTCGATCCACACGGTGTCGCCCGGCTTGAACTGGTTGTTCTCGTCGTGCGCGTGATAGTTCTTCGAGCGGCGAATGGTCTTCTTGTAGATCGGGTGGGTAAAGCGACGGTCAACGCGGACCACGATGGTCTTCGCCTGCTTGTCGCTGACGACCACGCCCTGCAGAGTACGTTTCGGCATGTGCGGCCCCTTACTTCGACTTGCCGTCGCGCTTCTGCGCGGCGATGGTCTTGATACGTGCGATATCGCGGCGAGCTTCACGCAGGCGCGAGGTGTTCTCCAGCTGCCCGGTGGCACGCTGGAAACGCAGGTTGAAGCGCTCTTTCTTCAGGTTGAGGACGGCGTCGTCCATCTGATCCTGGCTCATCGCGCGGATATCGCTGGTCTTCATTTCAGCCATGGCTCAATCCTTACTCGGCAATACGCGACACGAAGCGCGTCTTGATCGGCAGCTTGGCGGCGGCGAGCGTCATCGCTTCCTTCGCGATCTGCGGCGTCACGCCGTCGATCTCGAAAATCAGCTTGCCCGGCTTCACGCGAGCCACCCACAATTCCGGCGAACCCTTGCCCGAGCCCATGCGGACTTCGGCAGGCTTCTTCGACACCGGAAGATCCGGGAAAATACGGATCCACACGCGGCCGGCGCGCTTCATGTGACGGGTCAGTGCACGGCGGGCAGCTTCGATCTGACGGGCAGTGATCCGCTCAGGGGCCATCGCCTTCAGGCCGAACTGGCCGTAAGCCAGTGTCGCGCCAGACGACGCAACGCCGTGGATACGGCCCTTGTGCGCCTTGCGGAACTTGGTCTTCTTTGGTTGCATCATGGCTTAACGCCTCAATCCCTATAATTTAACGCTCAGGCAGCGTCGCGGCGCGGACGACCGGAGTCGCCTTCAGCCATACGCTTGTCCTGGGCCATCGGATCGTGCTCGAGGATCTCACCCTTGAAGATCCAGACCTTGACGCCGCAGGTGCCGAAGGTCGTGAACGCGGTACCCACACCGTAATCGATGTCGGCGCGCAGCGTGTGCAATGGCACGCGACCTTCGCGGTACCATTCCATACGTGCGATTTCAGCACCGCCCAGACGACCCGAGCAGTTGATACGAATGCCCTCGGCGCCGAGACGCATCGCGGACTGAACGGCGCGCTTCATGGCGCGGCGGAACGCAACGCGGCGCTCGAGCTGCTGCGCGATCGATTCGGCGACCAGGGTCGCGTCGAGCTCCGGCTTGCGGATTTCGACGATGTTGATCACGACGTCCGACGAGGTGATGTCGGCAACCTTCTTGCGAAGCTTGTCGATGTCAGCGCCCTTCTTGCCGATCACGACACCCGGACGCGCCGACTGGATCGTCACGCGGCACTTCTTGTGCGGACGCTCGATGATGATCTTGGCGACGGCCGCCTGCTTGAGCTCCTTGTGCAGGATCTCGCGGATCTTGATGTCTTCGTGCAGCAGCTTGCCGTACTCGTTCTTGCCCGCATACCAGCGAGAATCCCAGGTACGGTTGATGCCGAGGCGCAGACCGATTGGATTGATCTTCTGACCCATCTTACTCTCCTGCCCTTACGCGGCTTCAGCTTCGACCTGACGAACAACGATCGTCAGCTGCGCGAACGGCTTAAAGATACGCCCCGAACGGCCACGACCGCGCGGCGAAAAACGCTTCATGACAATGCCCTTGCCAACATGAGCCTCGGAGACGATCAGCGCGTCAACGTCGAGGTCGTGATTGTTCTCGGCGTTTGCGATCGCCGATTCGAGGCACTTCTTTACATCAACTGCGATCCGCTTGCGCGAAAATTGCAGGTCAGCGAGGGCTGCCGAGGCCTTTCGACCACGGATCATCTGCGCCACCAAGTTCAACTTTTGCGGGCTGACGCGCAGCATGCGGGCGATTGCCTTGGCTTCGTTATCCGGGAGAACCCGTTCGCGCTTTGGTTTGCTCATAGCTGTGCGCCTTACTTCTTGGACTTCTTGTCGCCGGCGTGGCCATGGAAGGTACGGGTCGGCGAGAACTCGCCGAACTTGTGACCCACCATTTCCTCGCTGACAGCGACAGGAACGTGCTTCTGACCATTGTAGACGCCGAAGGTCAGTCCGACGAACTGCGGCAGGATCGTCGAGCGACGGCTCCAGATCTTGATCACTTCATGACGGCCAGACGAACGCGCGGCATCTGCCTTCTTGAGCAGAGAACCCTCAACGAACGGGCCTTTCCAGACTGAACGAACCATGTCCGGCGATCCTTACTTCTTCCGCTTGTGGCGGCTGATGAGAATGAACTTGTCAGTCGACTTGTTCGAACGTGTCTTCTTGCCCTTGGTCGGCTTGCCCCACGGGGTCACCGGATGGCGACCACCCGAGGTACGACCTTCACCACCACCATGCGGATGGTCGATCGGGTTCATGACGACGCCGCGGTTATGCGGACGCCAGCCAAGCCAACGGGTACGACCGGCCTTGCCGATCGAGGTGTTCATGTGATCCGGATTCGACACAGCGCCGATGGTGGCGGTGCAACGACCGTGAACCAGGCGCTGTTCGCCCGAGTTCAGACGGATGATCACGTAGTCATGGTCACGGCCGACCAGCTGGGCGTAGGTGCCAGCCGAACGGGCGATCTGACCGCCCTTGCCGATCTTCATCTCGACGTTATGCACGATCGTGCCGATCGGCATGTTGCCCAGCGGCATGACATTGCCCGGCTTCACGTCGACATAGTTGCCGGCCACCACGGTGTCGCCGACCGCCAGACGCTGCGGCGCCAGGATGTAGGACAGCTCGCCGTCCTCATACTTGATCAGCGCGATGAACGCGGTGCGGTTCGGATCGTATTCCAGACGCTCGACCTTCGCCGGAACGTCCAGCTTGGTGCGCTTGAAATCGACCAGACGATACGACTTCTTGTGGCCGCCGCCACGAAAGCGCACGGTGATCCGGCCGGTGTTGTTACGACCGCCGTTCGAGTTCTTGCCTTCGGTCAGGGTCTTGACCGGCTTGCCCTTGTAGAGGGCCGAACGATCGACCATGACCAGCTGGCGCTGGCCCGGCGTCGTGGGATTGAATGTCTTAAGTGCCATCTTCGTTTGCCCTTACAGACCGGTCGTGACGTCGATGCGGTGGCCCTCTTCGAGGGTGACGACCGCACGCTTGACATCAGACTGCGAACCGAAGGTGCCGCGGAAGGCCTTGACCTTGCCCTTGCGCACCAGCGTGTTCACGCTCTTCACCTTGACGTCGAACAGCTTTTCGACGGCTTCCTTGATCTGCGGCTTGGTGGCCTTGCCGTCGACCTTGAACACGACCTTGTTGAACTCGGACGCGGTGGTCGCCTTTTCGGTAATCACCGG
Coding sequences within:
- a CDS encoding adenylate kinase; protein product: MRLILLGPPGAGKGTQAQRLVARHGIVQLSTGDMLRAAVAAETEIGLKAKDIMAAGGLVPDEVVIGIISDRIEQPDAANGFILDGFPRTVPQAQALDVLLKSKGLNLDAAVELRVNEGALLERVETRVAEMTARGEAVRADDTPEVLSKRLAAYRASTEPLIDYYSEKRKLVTVNGMMTIDEVTLEIDRVLAAILDDAAAKSPRKAAKKASAKKTATPKTAGKAKPAKKAPAEKAAKKAAKAPAKKAKVAKKAAAKKAVKAPKKAAKSGSKVASKAKSTKSTKKSVKKAAKTVKKAVKKAAKTTAKKSGKSVRKLAKKRAKR
- the secY gene encoding preprotein translocase subunit SecY — encoded protein: MVSAAEQLASNLNFAALGKADELKKRIWFTLGALLVYRLGTYIPLPGIDPSAWEQVFRQQAGGILGMFNMFAGGGINRMAIFALNIMPYISASIIIQLLTTVSPQLEALKKEGEAGRKTLNQYTRYLTVILAAFQSYAIAAGLQSAGNVVSEPGLFFLISASVTLTGGTMFLMWLGEQITSRGIGNGISLIILAGIVAELPAAIANMLELGRQGALSTGLILVVIVMAVVVIAFIVFMERAQRRLLIQYPKRQVGNKMFEGQSSHLPLKLNTSGVIPPIFASSLLLLPATIASFNAGKGPEWFQMLTTQLSHGRPLFLVMYVSLIVFFAFFYTAIVFNPTETADNLKKHGGFIPGIRPGERTAEYIDYVLSRITVVGAAYLAVVCLIPEIMISYAAVPFYFGGTSLLIVVSVTMDTVAQVQGYLLAHQYEGLIRKSKLRGRRK
- the rplO gene encoding 50S ribosomal protein L15; amino-acid sequence: MKLSDIADNAGSRKKRMRIGRGIGSGKGKTGGRGGKGQTARSGVRIKGFEGGQMPLHRRLPKRGFNNIFRLDFAEINLDRLQDAIDSKKLDASATITAASLVEAGVIRRAKDGIRVLGRGEIKAKLNLEVAGASKSAVEAIEKAGGKVTILAPAKAEDGEAA
- the rpmD gene encoding 50S ribosomal protein L30, which produces MAKAAKTLKVEQIASAIRRHHSQRSTLVGLKLNKIGRVTELQDTPEVRGMIAKVQHLVRVVED
- the rpsE gene encoding 30S ribosomal protein S5, which encodes MAGERERGGRDRGPREERDSEFVDKLVHINRVAKVVKGGKRFGFAALVVIGDQKGRVGFGHGKAREVPEAIRKATDSAKRNLTRVALREGRTLHHDIAGRHGAGRVYLRAAPAGTGIIAGGPMRAVFETLGIQDVVAKSVGSSNPYNMVRATFDALKHQDSPRSVAARRNLKVSTLQSRRVGADAEVVAE
- the rplR gene encoding 50S ribosomal protein L18; protein product: MSKLKITNARRKQRVRLAIRRNANGRPRLSVFRSSKHIYAQVIDDLKGETLASASSLEKGLRDGGKTGADIDAAQVVGKLLAERAVKNGVKEVIFDRGQYLYHGRVKALADAAREGGLSF
- the rplF gene encoding 50S ribosomal protein L6; translation: MSRVGKKPVAIAAGVTANVEGQTVKMKGPKGALQFVVHDDVSVEMKDGKITVAPRSETKRARSLYGTARAQINNLVEGVTKGFEKKLEITGVGYRAALQGKNLQLALGYSHDVIYTIPEGITITVPKPTEINVAGIDSQRVGQVAAEIRSYRPPEPYKGKGVRYSDEFIFRKEGKKK
- the rpsH gene encoding 30S ribosomal protein S8 encodes the protein MSTHDPISDLITRIRNAQMRTKSKVSTPGSKMRANVLEVLKSEGYIRDFASIEHANGRSELEIELKYFDGEPVIREIERVSKPGRRVYVSVKNLPRVRNGLGISVLSTPKGIMADHAARDANVGGEVLFTVF
- the rpsN gene encoding 30S ribosomal protein S14, which gives rise to MAKKSSIEKNNRRKKMAANAAPKRARLKAIIADKDKPMEERFAATLKLAEMPRNSSAVRVQNRCEVTGRPHSVYRLNKLSRIALRELGSKGLVPGLVKSSW
- the rplE gene encoding 50S ribosomal protein L5, which produces MSETAYIPRLRAQYDESIRAKLIEQFGYGNVMQVPRLDKVVLNMGVGEAVNDRKKAETAAADLSLIAGQKAMVTYSRMAIATFKLRENQPIGAKVTLRKTKMYEFIDRLVNVALPRVRDFRGLNGKSFDGRGNYSLGLKEHIIFPEIDFDKAGDSPLGMDITVCTTARTDDEARALLTAFNFPFRQ
- the rplX gene encoding 50S ribosomal protein L24, giving the protein MAAKIRKGDKVIVLTGRDKGRTGEVFEVRPTEGKALVRGVNLVKRHQKQTQNQEGGIISKEAPIQLSNIAIVDKDGKATRVGFKIQADGTKVRVAKRSGAEI
- the rplN gene encoding 50S ribosomal protein L14, coding for MIQMQTNLDVADNSGARRVMCIKVIGGSKRRYASVGDVIVVSIKEAIPRGKVKKGDVMKAVVVRVRKDIRRPDGSVIRFDRNAAVLINNQSEPVGTRIFGPVPRELRAKNHMKIISLAPEVL
- the rpsQ gene encoding 30S ribosomal protein S17 — protein: MPKRTLQGVVVSDKQAKTIVVRVDRRFTHPIYKKTIRRSKNYHAHDENNQFKPGDTVWIEESKPISKLKRWTVVRGEQKTTA
- the rpmC gene encoding 50S ribosomal protein L29, which produces MAEMKTSDIRAMSQDQMDDAVLNLKKERFNLRFQRATGQLENTSRLREARRDIARIKTIAAQKRDGKSK
- the rplP gene encoding 50S ribosomal protein L16, translating into MMQPKKTKFRKAHKGRIHGVASSGATLAYGQFGLKAMAPERITARQIEAARRALTRHMKRAGRVWIRIFPDLPVSKKPAEVRMGSGKGSPELWVARVKPGKLIFEIDGVTPQIAKEAMTLAAAKLPIKTRFVSRIAE
- the rpsC gene encoding 30S ribosomal protein S3, whose translation is MGQKINPIGLRLGINRTWDSRWYAGKNEYGKLLHEDIKIREILHKELKQAAVAKIIIERPHKKCRVTIQSARPGVVIGKKGADIDKLRKKVADITSSDVVINIVEIRKPELDATLVAESIAQQLERRVAFRRAMKRAVQSAMRLGAEGIRINCSGRLGGAEIARMEWYREGRVPLHTLRADIDYGVGTAFTTFGTCGVKVWIFKGEILEHDPMAQDKRMAEGDSGRPRRDAA
- the rplV gene encoding 50S ribosomal protein L22, coding for MSKPKRERVLPDNEAKAIARMLRVSPQKLNLVAQMIRGRKASAALADLQFSRKRIAVDVKKCLESAIANAENNHDLDVDALIVSEAHVGKGIVMKRFSPRGRGRSGRIFKPFAQLTIVVRQVEAEAA
- the rpsS gene encoding 30S ribosomal protein S19; this translates as MVRSVWKGPFVEGSLLKKADAARSSGRHEVIKIWSRRSTILPQFVGLTFGVYNGQKHVPVAVSEEMVGHKFGEFSPTRTFHGHAGDKKSKK
- the rplB gene encoding 50S ribosomal protein L2; this encodes MALKTFNPTTPGQRQLVMVDRSALYKGKPVKTLTEGKNSNGGRNNTGRITVRFRGGGHKKSYRLVDFKRTKLDVPAKVERLEYDPNRTAFIALIKYEDGELSYILAPQRLAVGDTVVAGNYVDVKPGNVMPLGNMPIGTIVHNVEMKIGKGGQIARSAGTYAQLVGRDHDYVIIRLNSGEQRLVHGRCTATIGAVSNPDHMNTSIGKAGRTRWLGWRPHNRGVVMNPIDHPHGGGEGRTSGGRHPVTPWGKPTKGKKTRSNKSTDKFILISRHKRKK
- a CDS encoding 50S ribosomal protein L23; translation: MTKNIDPRHYDVIVAPVITEKATTASEFNKVVFKVDGKATKPQIKEAVEKLFDVKVKSVNTLVRKGKVKAFRGTFGSQSDVKRAVVTLEEGHRIDVTTGL